A single Perca flavescens isolate YP-PL-M2 chromosome 2, PFLA_1.0, whole genome shotgun sequence DNA region contains:
- the ift27 gene encoding intraflagellar transport protein 27 homolog, with translation MVKLRARCLLVGDAAVGKSALCHMFHSDRTLFQKNYSMTTGVELLIKCVNIPETTDSVELYIIDSAGKQALVEACEKMWGELSLLCLVFDLTNEQSFANCSHWMERVRAHCQGLHIPGVLVGNKSDLSARREVQASVAQEWAQSQGLEYHETSAKEMENCDAALLGLARAFHSLYQERRETIQNLSPG, from the exons ATGGTGAAGTTGAGGGCGAGATGTCTGCTTGTCG gagatGCTGCAGTGGGGAAAAGTGCCCTTTGCCATATGTTCCACAGTGACCGCACTCTCTTCCAGAAGAACTACAGCATG ACAACCGGAGTGGAGCTGCTGATAAAATGTGTCAACATCCCAGAGACCACCGACAGTGTG GAGCTCTACATCATAGACTCTGCGGGGAAGCAGGCATTAGTGGAAGCCTGCGAGAAAATG TGGGGTGAGCTGTCGCTGCTGTGCCTGGTTTTTGACCTGACCAATGAACAGTCGTTTGCCAACTGCAGCCACTGGATGGAGAGAGTTCGTGCTCACTGCCAAGGCCTCCACATTCCAG GTGTCTTGGTGGGCAACAAGTCAGACCTGTCTGCTAGAAGGGAGGTCCAGGCGTCCGTGGCCCAGGAATGGGCTCAAAGCCAGGGTTTGGAGTACCACGAGACATCAGCT AAGGAGATGGAGAACTGTGACGCGGCGCTCCTCGGTTTAGCCCGGGCCTTCCACTCACTCTACCAGGAACGTCGCGAGACCATCCAGAACCTGAGTCCAGGCTAG